DNA from Plasmodium cynomolgi strain B DNA, scaffold: 0129, whole genome shotgun sequence:
CAGATGAACGCCGCGAAACAGATGGACGCCGCGAAACAAATGAACGCCGCGAACAAATGAACGCCGCGAAACAAATGGACGCCGCGAAACAAATGAACGCTGCGAAGAAGTCCCCAAAAGGACTGAGCAAACCGCCAAGCATCAAAACGGGTGTCAGTAAAGGAGATGGGAATGAAGTTGGGATGAATCCCCCCTCGGGTGTGATAGCTAAAGAAAAGGTACAAAATGACAGTAAGGGAGAGTCGAAAAAGGAGCTGTcacaaggagaagaaaacaaaGTAGACGCAGAGGTGGAGAAAGGTCACTCGGCTTCCCCCAACAGTGAGGTGAAGAATGGAGGAGGTATCAAAATGGTGGCTAGTGAGAAGGTCCCGTTAAAGCTGAACAACATGGTGATGAAGAAGGCCCTGCTTGGGAAGATGCTGGCGAAGCGTGTTCCCAATGGTGCTTCATCtgtggagggggagaagcagaaggggggagaggcggCAGAGAAGGGAAAGGAGAACAAAGAGGGAGAGGCGGCagtgaaggagaaggacaacAAAGAGGGAGAGGCGGcagagaaagggaaagagaacaaagaaggagaagcagtcgagcaggagaaggacaacaaagagggagaagcagcagagAAGGACAACAACGAGGGAGAAGCAGTCGAGCAGGAGAAGGACgacaaagaaggagaagcagtcGAGCAGGAGAAGGACgacaaagaaggagaagcagtcGAGCAGGAGAAGGACgacaaagaaggagaagcagtcgagcaggagaaggagaagccgACGGGGAAGACGATCCCGAAGAGCATCCCCAAGGGCAAAGCTGGCATTCCAAAAATGATTCCCCTGAAAGGACTCCCGTTAAAGGGTAGTCCTATTTTGAAGGCAAAGGCAGGGATGGTTCCGGATGGGAAGGGGAGCGGTGAGCGGTTGTCCCTGAAGGGGAGCAGTGAGAGGTTGTCCCTGAACGGGAGCCTCGAGAGGTTGTCTTTGAAGGGGAGCAGTGAGAGGTTGTCTTTGAAGGGGAGCGGTGAGCGGTTTTCCCTGAAGGGGAGCCTCGAGAGGTTGTCCCTGAAGGGGAGCGGTGAGAGGTTGTCCCTGAAGAAGAGCCTCGAGCGGTTGTCTCTGAAGAAGAGCGTGTCCTTCAAGGGGGTAGCGGCAGAGGGGAAAGCGGCGGAGGAGAACGCAGCGGAGGAGAAGGTGGCAAAAGATAACTCAGCGGAGGAGAAGGTGCCACCGCAAGTAAGCGCACCCACCGTGAAATCCGTGCGAGACGTGAAGAGCACAAAAACGGACGAAGGGGTACCTAAAGGAGATAACAACTTAAGCGAAAGGGGAGGGTTCATAGAAAAAGCAGTACGAAAGAATATAGAAAGGATATTGGAGAGGACGGAGTGTTTGATAGTGCATgatgggggggagaaaaatggaaaggaacctagcttgggaaaaaatggggcggCAGGGGGTCCTAAAGGATTGGATGTGAAGaagggcaaaaaggggaaggagagtAGGGGAACTGCCCTCCGCGGAAGGAAAGCCTCCACTGTGAAGGGAAGTGGGGGTGATGCTCGAAGCGATGCTGGAGGTGCCGCTGGAGGTGACACTGGAAGCGACGTGCCCCCCACCGAGGGACGCAAAAGATACTCAGTGACGCTGaataaattttccaaaaggatagaggtaaagaagaagaagtctGTCGATGTAGTTGAGTTGTTAAGTGCGTTGGATGAGAAATCGGGGAAGGAGGATTGCTCCGTTCGAAGTGGTAACAGAGGTGGGGACGCAATTGCAGAGAGTTCCACGGAAGGGGTTCAAAAGGATGTTCAAAATGAATCACCCTGTAGAAACGATG
Protein-coding regions in this window:
- a CDS encoding hypothetical protein (putative), yielding LSKPPSIKTGVSKGDGNEVGMNPPSGVIAKEKVQNDSKGESKKELSQGEENKVDAEVEKGHSASPNSEVKNGGGIKMVASEKVPLKLNNMVMKKALLGKMLAKRVPNGASSVEGEKQKGGEAAEKGKENKEGEAAVKEKDNKEGEAAEKGKENKEGEAVEQEKDNKEGEAAEKDNNEGEAVEQEKDDKEGEAVEQEKDDKEGEAVEQEKDDKEGEAVEQEKEKPTGKTIPKSIPKGKAGIPKMIPLKGLPLKGSPILKAKAGMVPDGKGSGERLSLKGSSERLSLNGSLERLSLKGSSERLSLKGSGERFSLKGSLERLSLKGSGERLSLKKSLERLSLKKSVSFKGVAAEGKAAEENAAEEKVAKDNSAEEKVPPQVSAPTVKSVRDVKSTKTDEGVPKGDNNLSERGGFIEKAVRKNIERILERTECLIVHDGGEKNGKEPSLGKNGAAGGPKGLDVKKGKKGKESRGTALRGRKASTVKGSGGDARSDAGGAAGGDTGSDVPPTEGRKRYSVTLNKFSKRIEVKKKKSVDVVELLSALDEKSGKEDCSVRSGNRGGDAIAESSTEGVQKDVQNESPCRNDVEEVTPSSVNTADESPKKTLMIKKNC